Proteins found in one Armatimonadota bacterium genomic segment:
- a CDS encoding haloacid dehalogenase encodes MTVVLDADDTLWRTQSVYERIKTEFKQMLGQIGIYGEDIIQQLDDLDRARVPYRGLRPERFIESLVITYTILATRHGIPFNPGVEAAIYSFRHLLDAPPELYPETIPVLEELRKRGHLLVLYSAAGDMEHQNRRIDLSGIRGYFHHVVVTATKDRDSFLRLLEMLDAQHNPQRVVMVGNSYQFDILPALQCGARGILIDRGDWQATQQVEIDPSVPVLSSLEGLPDLIIDSLSGK; translated from the coding sequence GTGACCGTAGTGCTTGATGCAGACGATACGCTCTGGCGAACACAGTCGGTGTACGAGAGGATCAAGACTGAGTTCAAACAGATGCTAGGGCAAATAGGTATCTATGGTGAGGACATCATACAGCAGCTGGACGATCTGGATCGTGCCCGTGTACCGTATCGTGGTCTGAGACCGGAACGGTTCATTGAGAGTCTGGTGATTACCTACACCATTCTGGCAACCAGACACGGTATCCCGTTCAATCCAGGAGTAGAGGCAGCGATTTACTCATTCCGTCATCTGTTGGACGCTCCGCCGGAACTCTATCCGGAGACGATACCTGTGCTGGAGGAGCTCCGCAAACGAGGTCATCTGCTGGTGCTCTACTCCGCAGCCGGTGATATGGAACACCAGAACCGCAGGATAGACCTGTCTGGGATTCGGGGCTATTTCCACCATGTGGTGGTCACAGCCACGAAGGACAGAGATAGCTTCCTGCGATTGCTGGAGATGCTTGATGCTCAGCACAATCCACAGCGAGTGGTCATGGTGGGAAACAGTTATCAGTTTGACATTCTACCTGCACTGCAATGTGGTGCGAGAGGTATATTGATAGACCGTGGCGATTGGCAGGCTACACAGCAGGTAGAGATAGATCCGAGTGTTCCCGTGCTGAGCAGTTTGGAAGGTTTGCCGGACCTGATAATAGATTCTCTATCCGGCAAATAG